Proteins co-encoded in one Aminivibrio pyruvatiphilus genomic window:
- a CDS encoding sulfite exporter TauE/SafE family protein — protein sequence MDFLASFTGLDLPGWAWTIVLTVGAGIGIAKTAVPGSAILVVVLMAMALPARMSVGVLLPMLIFGDIFAVGKFWKHTDRRQLFTLLPFAFLGLGAGYLILRHVSNEQLKPIIGAVVLLMLGVHQVSRIVKNKRIASGESLPSRTSPFLTALFGFFAGMGTGMANSSGPVMSLYLLIVGLPKLQFIATTAWFFFTMNLLKVPLFISLGLINAQSLRINLLALPSIAAGALLGYWMVRRISQERFNQIVLALAFVAAVRLMF from the coding sequence ATGGATTTTCTCGCTTCGTTTACAGGGCTCGATCTCCCCGGATGGGCCTGGACCATTGTGCTCACCGTCGGGGCAGGCATCGGGATAGCCAAAACGGCCGTTCCGGGCAGCGCTATCCTCGTTGTTGTCCTTATGGCCATGGCCCTTCCCGCCCGCATGTCCGTCGGGGTTCTTCTCCCCATGCTGATTTTCGGCGACATCTTCGCCGTGGGGAAGTTCTGGAAGCATACGGACAGGCGGCAGCTGTTCACCCTGCTGCCCTTCGCCTTCCTTGGGCTGGGAGCGGGATACCTGATACTGAGACATGTAAGCAACGAGCAGCTCAAGCCCATCATCGGCGCAGTGGTGCTGCTCATGCTGGGGGTGCACCAGGTCTCCCGGATCGTGAAGAACAAAAGAATCGCCTCTGGGGAATCCCTTCCTTCCCGGACATCCCCGTTCCTGACGGCCCTGTTCGGCTTCTTCGCCGGCATGGGGACCGGCATGGCCAACTCATCCGGCCCCGTCATGAGCCTCTACCTTCTCATCGTGGGCCTTCCCAAGCTTCAGTTCATCGCCACCACGGCATGGTTTTTCTTCACCATGAACCTTCTGAAGGTACCTCTTTTCATCAGCCTGGGCCTCATCAACGCCCAGAGCCTCAGGATCAACCTGCTCGCCCTTCCGTCCATTGCCGCCGGAGCCCTTCTTGGCTACTGGATGGTCAGGCGCATCTCCCAGGAGAGGTTCAACCAGATCGTCCTCGCCCTGGCTTTTGTCGCCGCCGTTCGCCTGATGTTCTGA